One Vicugna pacos chromosome 12, VicPac4, whole genome shotgun sequence genomic window carries:
- the AMIGO2 gene encoding amphoterin-induced protein 2: MSLRLHALPTLPGVVRPGCRELLCWLVITVTVSRGASGVCPTACICATDIVSCTNKNLSKVPGNLFRLIKRLDLSYNRIGLLDSEWIPVSFVNLNTLIIRHNNITSIAADSFSTTPNLKCLDLSSNKLKTVKSAVFQELKVLEVLLLYNNHISYLDPSAFGGLSQLQKLYLSGNFLTQFPMDLYVGRFKLAELMFLDVSYNRIPSLPMHHLNLVPGKQLRGIYLHGNPFVCDCSLYSLLIFWYRRHFSSVIDFKNDYTCRLWSDTRHFHQMLLLQDSFMNCSDSIINGSFRALGFIHEAQVGERLIVHCDSKTGNANTDFMWVGPDNRVLEPDKETENFYVFPNGSLMIESPRFEDAGVYSCIAMNRQRLLNETVDVTINVSNFTVNRSHAHEAFNTAFTTLAACVASIVLVLLYLYLTPCPCKCKPKRQKTMLNQSNAHASILTPGPDSDGPADERKAGASKRVVFLEPLKDTAAGQNGKVRLFPSETVIAEGILKSTRVKSDSDSVNSVFSDTPFVAST; encoded by the coding sequence ATGTCTTTACGCTTACATGCACTGCCCACCCTGCCTGGAGTTGTCAGACCAGGCTGCAGGGAACTGCTGTGTTGGTTGGTGATCACGGTGACTGTGAGCCGTGGCGCCTCCGGGGTGTGCCCTACCGCTTGCATCTGTGCCACTGACATCGTGAGCTGCACCAACAAAAACCTGTCCAAGGTGCCAGGGAACCTTTTCCGACTGATTAAGAGACTGGATCTGAGTTACAACAGAATTGGGCTTCTGGATTCTGAGTGGATTCCGGTGTCATTTGTAAACCTGAACACCCTCATTATTCGCCATAACAACATCACGAGCATTGCGGCGGACAGTTTTTCCACAACTCCAAACCTGAAGTGTCTTGACTTATCATCCAACAAGCTGAAGACTGTGAAAAGTGCAGTGTTCCAAGAGTTGAAGGTTCTGGAAGTGCTCCTGCTTTACAACAATCACATTTCCTATCTTGACCCTTCAGCATTTGGAGGGCTGTCCCAATTGCAGAAACTCTACCTAAGTGGAAACTTTCTCACGCAGTTTCCCATGGATTTGTATGTTGGAAGGTTCAAGCTGGCAGAACTGATGTTTCTAGACGTTTCTTATAACCGGATCCCCTCCCTGCCGATGCATCATTTAAATTTAGTGCCAGGAAAGCAGCTGAGAGGCATTTACCTTCATGGAAACCCTTTTGTCTGTGACTGTTCCCTTTACTCGCTGCTGATCTTTTGGTATCGTAGGCACTTTAGCTCAGTGATAGATTTTAAGAATGATTATACCTGTCGCTTGTGGTCAGACACTAGGCACTTCCATCAGATGCTTCTCCTCCAGGATAGCTTCATGAATTGCTCTGACAGTATCATCAATGGCTCCTTCCGTGCACTTGGCTTTATTCATGAGGCTCAAGTCGGGGAGAGGCTGATTGTCCACTGTGACAGCAAGACTGGAAATGCAAATACCGATTTCATGTGGGTGGGTCCAGATAACAGAGTGCTGGAGCCAGATAAAGAGACGGAAAACTTTTATGTGTTTCCCAATGGAAGTCTGATGATAGAAAGTCCTCGTTTTGAGGATGCCGGAGTGTATTCCTGTATTGCAATGAATCGGCAGCGTCTGTTAAATGAAACTGTGGATGTCACAATAAACGTGAGCAATTTCACAGTAAACAGATCCCATGCCCATGAGGCATTTAACACAGCTTTTACCACTCTTGCAGCCTGCGTGGCCAGCATCGTTTTGGTACTTTTGTACCTCTATCTGACGCCATGTCCCTGCAAGTGTAAACCCAAGAGACAAAAAACTATGTTAAACCAAAGCAATGCCCATGCATCTATCCTCACTCCTGGCCCTGACAGTGATGGCCCCGCTGATGAACGGAAGGCAGGTGCCAGTAAAAGAGTGGTCTTTTTGGAACCCCTGAAGGATACCGCAGCCGGGCAGAATGGGAAAGTCAGGCTCTTTCCCAGTGAAACGGTTATAGCTGAGGGCATCTTAAAGTCCACGAGGGTGAAATCTGACTCAGATTCAGTCAATTCAGTGTTTTCAGACACACCCTTTGTGGCGTCCACTTAA